Proteins from one Geomonas agri genomic window:
- the uvrC gene encoding excinuclease ABC subunit UvrC, translated as MITQEMIKNFPTSPGVYLMKASDGTVIYVGKARNLRNRVRAYVGDTRDSRVHIRFMVQLVQSVDYLVTDTEKEALILENTLIKQHRPKYNINLRDDKTYFSLRMDMKEEFPRLSLVRKIPSDGARYFGPYSSATAAKEVLKQLYKMFPLRHYPLATCMARKRPCLYHQIKQCSAPCCGLITKEEYAALAEGAALFLEGKNTEIARLYRAKMNQASQDMRYEDAARYRDLVRAIEVTVERQKMVAQGGDSDVFGVHREGDQMQIALLHIRGGTVTGGRTFLFDWELETEEGLASFLNEYYDLDAPLPPQVLIPLPIPEPGPLEELLSEKAGKKVVIAAPQRGPKLEMVKLAQKNAETAAQERLAKESSSATLLTELAEKLHLARTPRRIECYDISNIQGEMAVGSRVVFIDGKADKNLYRRYRIKGVFQSDDFAMMREVLSRRFKAETTEDQPDLIVVDGGLGQLGVLNAVLDELGVTGVEAAGLAKSRTFRDMESEQISKSDERVFRPGRKNPITLRQSSAPLLLLARIRDEAHRFAVTYHKAVRSKTLTGSSLDQVPGIGAKRKKALLKHFGSLRGVQGAALEELIAAPGMTETAARALWEHLHGEKQPT; from the coding sequence ATGATAACCCAGGAGATGATCAAGAACTTCCCCACCTCCCCCGGCGTCTACCTCATGAAGGCCTCGGACGGCACCGTCATCTACGTCGGCAAGGCGCGCAACCTGAGAAACCGCGTCCGGGCCTACGTGGGCGACACCCGCGATTCCCGCGTCCACATCCGGTTCATGGTGCAACTGGTCCAATCGGTGGACTACCTGGTCACCGATACGGAAAAAGAAGCGCTGATCCTCGAAAACACGCTGATCAAGCAGCACCGACCGAAGTACAACATCAACCTGCGCGACGATAAGACCTACTTCTCGCTGCGCATGGACATGAAAGAAGAGTTCCCGCGCCTGTCACTGGTGCGCAAGATCCCCTCCGACGGCGCGCGCTACTTTGGCCCCTATTCTTCCGCCACCGCCGCGAAGGAGGTGCTGAAGCAGCTCTACAAGATGTTCCCGCTGCGCCACTACCCGCTGGCGACCTGCATGGCGCGCAAGCGCCCCTGCCTGTACCACCAGATCAAGCAGTGCTCCGCCCCTTGCTGTGGGCTGATCACCAAGGAGGAATACGCGGCCCTCGCCGAGGGGGCGGCCCTGTTCCTGGAAGGTAAAAACACCGAGATCGCCCGCCTCTACCGGGCCAAGATGAACCAGGCTTCCCAGGACATGCGCTACGAGGACGCCGCACGCTACCGCGACCTGGTGCGCGCGATCGAGGTGACCGTGGAACGCCAGAAGATGGTGGCGCAAGGGGGTGACAGCGACGTGTTCGGTGTGCACCGCGAGGGGGACCAGATGCAGATCGCCCTCTTGCACATCCGCGGCGGCACCGTGACCGGCGGCCGGACCTTTCTGTTCGACTGGGAGCTGGAGACCGAGGAGGGATTGGCCTCCTTCCTCAACGAGTACTACGACCTGGACGCCCCGCTCCCCCCCCAGGTGTTGATCCCGCTCCCCATCCCGGAGCCGGGTCCGCTCGAGGAGCTCCTGTCCGAGAAGGCGGGCAAGAAGGTGGTCATCGCCGCACCGCAGCGCGGTCCCAAACTGGAGATGGTGAAGCTGGCCCAGAAGAACGCGGAGACCGCGGCGCAGGAACGGCTGGCCAAGGAAAGCTCGTCCGCAACGCTCTTAACCGAGCTCGCCGAGAAGCTGCACCTTGCCCGCACCCCGAGGAGGATCGAGTGCTACGACATCTCCAACATCCAGGGGGAAATGGCAGTCGGCAGCCGGGTGGTCTTCATTGACGGCAAGGCCGACAAGAACCTGTACCGGCGCTACCGCATCAAAGGGGTATTCCAATCCGACGACTTCGCCATGATGCGCGAAGTGCTGTCGCGTCGCTTCAAGGCGGAGACCACTGAGGACCAGCCCGACCTGATCGTGGTGGACGGCGGTCTCGGCCAATTGGGAGTACTCAACGCGGTGTTGGACGAGCTGGGGGTGACCGGGGTGGAGGCGGCGGGCTTGGCCAAGAGCCGCACCTTCCGGGACATGGAGAGCGAGCAAATCTCGAAGAGTGACGAGCGTGTGTTCCGCCCGGGGCGCAAGAACCCGATCACGCTCCGGCAGAGTTCCGCGCCGTTGCTCCTTTTGGCGCGCATACGGGACGAGGCGCACCGCTTCGCCGTCACCTACCACAAGGCCGTGCGCAGCAAGACCCTGACCGGCTCCAGCCTGGACCAGGTGCCGGGGATCGGCGCCAAGAGGAAGAAGGCGCTCTTGAAACATTTCGGGAGCTTGAGAGGTGTGCAGGGTGCGGCGCTGGAGGAACTGATTGCCGCGCCGGGAATGACCGAGACAGCAGCGCGGGCGCTGTGGGAACACCTGCACGGAGAAAAGCAGCCGACGTAA